A genomic stretch from Glaciecola nitratireducens FR1064 includes:
- a CDS encoding SpoIIE family protein phosphatase produces the protein MKLALVVDDSRVQCQILCAFLASEGYDVVIASNGALAIEMCLEHQPDLILMNINMPVMNGFDACRKIKSYHSENAIPIVFITADNSDKAFIDSVEAGGDGILVWPFSYDVFKAKIKSIQRTSDLYHRVKLLQEEQQKDAEIAENLMSGVIESKNFGTDKICIVKQAADVFSGDIHLTAQAPNGDINILLGDFTGHGLRSTIGAVPLSETFRAMTSKGFSLFEIISQVNRQLHSLLPRDLFLAATLLTISNHQKTAYIFNAGLPDAYIFDENAQIKHKVASCHPPLGILSELLPNSKLTITSIKKADRIVLISDGIIEAKNSAGEMFDYFRFESAAAVGVKNGDVAKTVMKEIKLFCGSTPQSDDISLIDIPCGGWDDANITHSSINNSVLNSEDECLSEQNPAWEWQLRLSAERLRHVNPIPIIMNQVNGIEGAAQQWQSLNVILTELFVNALDHGVLGLSSTLKSAEEGFVLYFNEREKRLRDMKKGFVDISLKYFTSTVGGKMVINVKDSGEGFDVVGVTKSLSMTDESKRAYTGRGLQLVNQLCDDVTFEEQGSRVKAIYLCV, from the coding sequence ATGAAACTTGCTCTAGTTGTAGATGATTCAAGAGTACAGTGCCAAATTCTCTGTGCCTTTTTGGCCAGTGAGGGCTACGACGTAGTGATTGCTAGTAATGGGGCTCTTGCAATTGAAATGTGTTTGGAACACCAACCTGACTTAATATTAATGAATATTAATATGCCTGTCATGAATGGTTTTGATGCATGCAGAAAAATTAAGTCATATCACAGTGAAAACGCAATTCCGATTGTTTTTATTACGGCTGACAATTCCGATAAAGCGTTTATCGACAGCGTTGAGGCAGGCGGCGATGGCATACTGGTTTGGCCATTTTCTTATGACGTCTTCAAAGCAAAGATAAAATCCATTCAGCGTACAAGTGACCTATATCATAGAGTAAAACTGTTACAAGAAGAGCAGCAAAAAGATGCTGAGATAGCAGAAAACTTAATGTCAGGTGTTATTGAATCGAAAAATTTTGGCACGGATAAAATTTGTATAGTGAAGCAAGCTGCAGATGTATTTAGTGGCGATATTCATTTAACGGCTCAAGCGCCTAATGGCGATATTAATATATTACTTGGCGATTTCACCGGGCATGGCTTACGATCTACGATTGGCGCCGTTCCGTTATCTGAAACCTTTAGAGCAATGACAAGTAAAGGTTTCTCATTGTTCGAAATAATATCTCAAGTGAATCGTCAGTTACATAGTTTGCTGCCAAGAGATTTGTTTTTAGCTGCCACTTTGCTTACCATTTCCAACCATCAAAAGACGGCATATATATTCAATGCTGGTTTACCGGATGCTTATATTTTTGACGAAAATGCGCAAATAAAACATAAGGTAGCTTCATGTCACCCTCCCTTAGGTATTCTTTCTGAGTTATTGCCTAATTCAAAACTCACCATAACCTCAATAAAAAAAGCAGATCGTATCGTGTTAATAAGTGACGGTATTATTGAAGCAAAAAATAGTGCTGGTGAGATGTTTGATTATTTTAGATTCGAAAGTGCTGCTGCGGTGGGTGTAAAAAACGGGGATGTGGCAAAAACGGTAATGAAAGAAATAAAATTGTTTTGTGGATCAACTCCTCAAAGCGATGATATCTCATTAATCGACATTCCATGTGGTGGCTGGGACGACGCTAATATCACACATAGCAGTATCAATAATTCAGTTTTAAATTCTGAGGATGAATGTTTATCAGAGCAAAACCCCGCGTGGGAATGGCAATTAAGGTTGTCTGCTGAGCGTTTAAGGCATGTTAACCCGATACCCATTATCATGAATCAAGTCAATGGAATTGAGGGTGCTGCGCAACAGTGGCAAAGTTTAAATGTAATCTTAACTGAGTTATTTGTTAATGCGCTTGATCATGGGGTTTTGGGCTTAAGTTCTACATTAAAAAGCGCTGAAGAAGGTTTTGTTTTATATTTTAATGAGCGCGAGAAAAGACTGCGCGACATGAAGAAGGGATTTGTTGACATATCATTGAAGTATTTCACTTCAACGGTAGGTGGCAAAATGGTGATTAACGTTAAAGATAGTGGTGAAGGATTTGATGTTGTAGGTGTCACTAAAAGTCTTTCAATGACCGACGAAAGCAAACGAGCGTACACTGGAAGAGGTTTACAGCTAGTCAATCAGCTTTGCGACGATGTAACGTTTGAAGAGCAAGGCTCGCGAGTCAAGGCAATCTATCTTTGCGTGTAA
- a CDS encoding DUF3080 domain-containing protein → MSRQKISKTTMARLICVASFLLFLQACQRHQTLPNALENYSDRMYKVLELEQKNIPTTATLAFQDKIALAIDVPELNIKMREFYAIEGCAIKQLIAERNTALGKIQLPSVRLGYEWTLIDLLRKCIDSNVNSENKTLAVKMRDWLSQKQAIFPLIWSNMLTQSDEFYLGISSSAGFIDGNENDNFTDGLFDLKNLIGIKEDPAANIASMEASLKSIQQHRIYARLWRSQLLLRDYLQQMTIDISVWASTFTCETRKDKEKLAIIRNVFTLFFIDEIQGIGAQMNQYHYALKPEFLKLIDDNHLPHNFTSTVEQYSQLGFDDYQNAMLAHIEMWQDIFKKCD, encoded by the coding sequence ATGAGTAGGCAGAAAATCAGCAAAACAACAATGGCTCGCTTAATTTGTGTAGCGTCTTTTTTGTTGTTTTTACAAGCCTGCCAACGCCATCAAACCCTACCAAATGCTTTAGAGAATTATAGCGACCGAATGTACAAGGTTTTGGAGCTTGAACAAAAAAACATCCCAACAACGGCAACATTAGCATTTCAAGACAAGATAGCTTTGGCTATCGACGTTCCTGAGTTAAATATTAAAATGCGAGAGTTTTATGCGATCGAAGGTTGTGCGATCAAACAGTTGATTGCAGAACGCAACACAGCACTGGGTAAAATTCAATTACCCTCGGTTCGTCTTGGTTACGAATGGACGCTCATTGATCTTTTGCGAAAGTGTATTGACAGCAATGTAAATTCAGAAAACAAGACGCTCGCTGTGAAAATGCGCGACTGGCTTTCGCAAAAACAAGCAATATTTCCATTGATATGGTCGAACATGCTGACACAGAGCGACGAATTTTACCTGGGTATAAGCTCATCTGCCGGATTTATTGATGGTAATGAGAACGACAACTTTACTGACGGCCTATTTGATTTAAAAAATTTGATTGGCATAAAAGAAGACCCGGCCGCTAATATTGCTTCAATGGAAGCGAGCTTAAAGTCTATCCAACAACACCGCATTTATGCTCGACTTTGGCGCTCTCAATTATTATTACGTGACTATCTTCAGCAAATGACAATTGACATATCAGTTTGGGCATCGACATTTACGTGTGAAACTCGCAAAGACAAGGAAAAGTTAGCCATTATTAGGAATGTATTTACACTATTTTTTATCGATGAAATACAGGGCATTGGCGCGCAAATGAATCAATATCATTATGCTCTGAAGCCTGAGTTTTTGAAACTTATTGATGACAATCACCTGCCCCACAACTTTACATCAACCGTCGAGCAATATAGTCAATTAGGATTCGATGACTACCAAAATGCAATGCTAGCTCATATTGAGATGTGGCAGGATATTTTTAAAAAATGTGACTAG
- the thrS gene encoding threonine--tRNA ligase, producing the protein MPIITLPDGSQRSFDNPVSIVDVAMDIGPGLAKATIAGKINGKLADACDMINTDATLQIITAKDDEGLEIIRHSCAHLIGHAIKQLYPDVKMAIGPTIDNGFYYDVDLDQPLNQDDLEKIEKRMLELAKTSYPVIKKVVSWQEARDTFESRDEMYKMQILDENIEKDDKPGLYHHEEYVDMCRGPHVPNMKFCQHFKLMKVAGAYWRGDSDNKMLQRIYGTAWADKKQLKGYLQRLEEAEKRDHRKIGKTLDLWHWQDEAPGMVFWHNDGWTIYTELEKFVRQKLREYDYDEVKAPLMMDRSLWEKSGHWDKYAENMFTTESEKREYAIKPMNCPGHVQIFNQGLKSYRDLPLKMAEFGCCHRNEPSGSLHGLMRVRGFTQDDAHIFCTEDQILAEVSKCIQMVYDTYAAFGFTNIAVKLSTRPEKRVGSDEVWDKSEKELAEALKANNIEFEYLPGEGAFYGPKIEFTLYDCLERAWQCGTVQLDFSMPGRLGSTYVAEDGERKTPVMIHRAILGSLERFIGILTEEFAGAYPLWLAPTQVVVANITDSQSEYVKSVVAELKAADIRVKSDLRNEKIGFKIREHTLRKVPYFLVVGDKEKETGMVAVRTRKGIDLGTMSVADFTILLQEEIKSKKIP; encoded by the coding sequence ATGCCAATCATTACCCTTCCTGATGGAAGCCAGCGCAGTTTCGATAACCCAGTTTCAATTGTAGACGTTGCCATGGACATTGGTCCAGGCCTAGCCAAGGCAACTATTGCCGGTAAAATTAATGGTAAATTAGCAGACGCATGCGACATGATAAATACAGATGCAACTCTGCAAATTATCACTGCAAAAGATGATGAAGGTTTAGAAATTATACGCCATTCTTGCGCACACTTGATTGGACATGCAATTAAGCAACTTTATCCCGATGTAAAAATGGCGATAGGGCCAACTATCGACAATGGATTTTATTACGACGTTGATCTAGACCAGCCTTTAAATCAGGACGATCTTGAAAAGATCGAAAAACGTATGTTGGAGTTGGCTAAAACAAGCTACCCGGTCATTAAGAAAGTAGTGAGCTGGCAAGAAGCAAGAGATACTTTTGAATCTCGCGATGAAATGTACAAAATGCAGATACTCGACGAAAACATTGAAAAAGATGACAAACCTGGTTTGTATCATCATGAAGAATATGTCGATATGTGTCGCGGACCGCATGTGCCAAATATGAAATTCTGCCAACATTTTAAACTTATGAAAGTTGCCGGTGCATATTGGCGTGGTGATAGCGACAATAAGATGTTGCAACGCATTTACGGCACAGCTTGGGCTGACAAGAAGCAATTGAAAGGTTATTTACAGCGTCTTGAAGAAGCTGAAAAGCGTGACCACCGTAAAATTGGTAAAACCTTGGATCTCTGGCATTGGCAAGATGAAGCCCCCGGTATGGTCTTCTGGCACAACGATGGCTGGACTATTTATACTGAATTAGAAAAGTTTGTGCGCCAAAAGCTACGCGAATATGACTATGACGAAGTAAAAGCACCATTGATGATGGACCGCTCACTTTGGGAAAAATCAGGTCATTGGGATAAATATGCTGAAAATATGTTCACTACTGAATCTGAAAAACGTGAATATGCAATTAAGCCGATGAACTGCCCTGGTCATGTTCAAATATTTAATCAAGGTCTTAAGTCTTATCGTGATTTGCCGCTGAAAATGGCTGAGTTTGGCTGTTGCCACCGTAATGAACCAAGTGGTTCGTTGCACGGTCTAATGCGAGTTCGTGGCTTCACTCAAGATGATGCGCATATCTTCTGTACTGAAGACCAAATACTTGCGGAAGTAAGTAAATGCATCCAAATGGTTTACGATACTTACGCTGCGTTTGGTTTTACAAACATTGCAGTGAAACTATCTACACGACCTGAAAAGCGTGTGGGCTCTGATGAAGTTTGGGATAAGTCAGAAAAAGAGCTAGCTGAAGCGTTAAAAGCAAATAACATCGAGTTTGAATACCTGCCAGGCGAGGGTGCTTTTTATGGTCCTAAAATTGAATTTACTTTGTACGACTGCCTAGAAAGAGCATGGCAGTGTGGTACAGTGCAACTCGATTTTTCAATGCCAGGCCGTTTAGGCTCGACTTATGTTGCTGAAGACGGTGAACGCAAAACACCGGTCATGATCCACAGAGCTATTCTAGGTTCTCTCGAGCGCTTTATTGGCATTCTAACCGAGGAGTTCGCCGGAGCTTACCCGTTGTGGCTAGCACCAACTCAAGTGGTTGTTGCGAATATCACAGACAGTCAGTCAGAATACGTTAAGTCGGTCGTTGCAGAATTGAAAGCAGCTGACATTAGAGTGAAATCCGATCTACGAAACGAAAAAATAGGCTTTAAAATACGTGAACATACTTTGCGTAAAGTACCTTATTTTTTAGTGGTTGGTGATAAAGAGAAAGAGACCGGTATGGTCGCTGTCAGAACCCGTAAAGGTATCGATTTGGGCACGATGTCGGTAGCCGATTTTACGATTCTTTTACAAGAAGAGATTAAAAGTAAGAAAATTCCATAG
- the infC gene encoding translation initiation factor IF-3: MQIKGANNKAQSDKARINDEITATEVRLIGKDGEQAGIVSLAEAQTIAVEASLDLVEISPNAAPPVCKVMDYGKFLFEKSKEQKEQKKKQKQIQVKEIKFRPGTDEGDYQVKLRNLRRFLEGGDKAKVTIRFRGREMAHQEIGIDLLKRVKTDLEDIANCESFPHRVEGRQMIMVLAPLKK; the protein is encoded by the coding sequence ATGCAAATTAAAGGCGCTAATAATAAAGCACAGAGCGACAAAGCTCGAATTAATGATGAAATAACAGCCACTGAAGTTAGATTAATAGGCAAAGACGGTGAACAAGCAGGAATCGTCTCATTAGCTGAGGCTCAAACTATTGCTGTTGAAGCTAGTTTGGATCTAGTAGAAATTAGTCCCAATGCAGCCCCGCCCGTATGTAAGGTAATGGATTACGGGAAGTTCTTATTCGAAAAGAGTAAAGAACAGAAAGAACAGAAAAAGAAACAAAAGCAAATTCAGGTCAAGGAGATTAAATTTCGCCCTGGCACTGATGAAGGCGATTACCAGGTAAAACTGCGCAACCTGCGTCGCTTTTTAGAAGGCGGTGATAAAGCTAAGGTAACGATCCGCTTTCGCGGTCGTGAAATGGCTCACCAAGAGATCGGCATTGACTTACTAAAACGCGTTAAAACCGATTTAGAAGACATTGCTAATTGCGAATCTTTCCCCCACAGGGTAGAGGGTCGTCAAATGATCATGGTGCTTGCCCCACTCAAGAAGTAG
- the rpmI gene encoding 50S ribosomal protein L35: MPKMKSHSGAAKRFRKTASGRFKSKQSHLRHILTKKSSKRKRHLRAKKLIHTSDTALIQRMLPYV, encoded by the coding sequence ATGCCTAAAATGAAATCCCACAGCGGAGCTGCCAAGCGTTTTAGAAAAACTGCTTCTGGTCGTTTCAAAAGTAAACAGTCTCACTTGCGTCACATTTTAACCAAGAAGAGTTCTAAGCGTAAACGTCATCTACGTGCTAAGAAGCTTATTCACACCAGTGATACAGCTCTTATCCAACGTATGTTGCCGTACGTATAA
- the rplT gene encoding 50S ribosomal protein L20, whose translation MARVKRGVVARARHKKVLKQAKGYYGARSRVYRVAVQAVTKAGQYAYRDRRQRKRQFRQLWIARINAAARQNGMSYSRFINGLKKASVEIDRKILADIAVHDKVAFTALVEAAKGALA comes from the coding sequence ATGGCTAGAGTAAAACGCGGTGTAGTAGCACGCGCACGTCACAAAAAAGTATTAAAGCAAGCTAAAGGTTATTACGGAGCTCGTAGCCGAGTGTATCGCGTAGCGGTACAAGCGGTAACAAAAGCGGGTCAGTATGCTTACCGAGATCGTCGTCAACGTAAGCGTCAATTCCGTCAACTATGGATTGCTCGTATCAATGCAGCTGCACGTCAAAACGGAATGTCTTACAGCCGTTTCATCAACGGTTTGAAAAAAGCCTCTGTTGAAATCGATCGTAAGATCCTTGCTGACATCGCTGTACACGACAAAGTGGCATTCACTGCACTAGTTGAAGCAGCAAAAGGCGCATTAGCGTAA
- the pheS gene encoding phenylalanine--tRNA ligase subunit alpha has protein sequence MELEAIVEEARSAVENAKTPAELDAVRVAYMGKKGKITDLMKGLGKLSNEERPAAGQKINQAKQEVQGLINAKLKAQQEAELNEKLVAESVDVTLPGRSHQIGNLHPVNRTIARIESFFGDLGFEVKTGPEVEDGFHNFDALNIPANHPARADHDTFYFNPDVMLRTQTSGVQIRTMEAQKPPIRIISPGRVYRNDYDQTHTPMFHQVEGLMVDKKVSFAELKGILHDFLNHFFEEEMTVRFRPSYFPFTEPSAEVDVMSKDGKWLEVLGCGMVHPNVLKAVNVDPEQYTGFAFGMGVERLTMLRYGVNDLRAFFENDLRFLKQFK, from the coding sequence ATGGAGCTTGAAGCCATAGTAGAAGAAGCGCGCTCAGCGGTTGAAAATGCCAAGACCCCAGCTGAATTAGACGCGGTTCGTGTCGCCTATATGGGTAAAAAAGGTAAGATAACCGACCTAATGAAGGGATTAGGTAAGTTGTCGAACGAAGAAAGACCCGCTGCAGGTCAAAAAATTAATCAAGCCAAGCAAGAAGTTCAGGGTTTGATTAATGCCAAACTTAAAGCACAACAAGAAGCTGAGTTGAATGAAAAACTGGTTGCAGAATCGGTAGACGTCACGCTTCCGGGACGCTCTCATCAAATTGGTAATCTCCATCCGGTGAATAGAACCATTGCTCGCATTGAATCATTTTTTGGCGATTTAGGCTTTGAAGTTAAAACAGGCCCTGAAGTCGAAGATGGCTTCCACAATTTTGATGCCTTAAATATTCCAGCTAATCATCCAGCTAGAGCAGACCACGATACCTTTTACTTTAATCCTGATGTGATGTTGCGTACACAAACCTCTGGCGTGCAAATTCGAACGATGGAAGCGCAAAAGCCGCCAATAAGAATTATCTCTCCTGGACGCGTTTATCGAAACGATTATGACCAAACTCATACACCGATGTTTCATCAAGTAGAAGGTTTAATGGTTGACAAGAAAGTGAGCTTTGCTGAATTAAAAGGTATTTTGCATGACTTTCTAAATCACTTTTTTGAAGAAGAGATGACGGTTCGTTTCCGACCTTCGTATTTTCCGTTTACAGAGCCTTCGGCAGAAGTGGACGTCATGAGTAAAGACGGCAAATGGTTAGAAGTATTGGGTTGTGGCATGGTTCACCCTAACGTACTTAAAGCAGTCAACGTTGACCCTGAGCAATATACGGGCTTCGCGTTTGGCATGGGTGTTGAGCGTTTGACCATGTTACGTTATGGCGTGAACGATTTGCGCGCATTCTTTGAAAACGATCTTCGTTTCCTCAAGCAATTTAAGTAA
- the pheT gene encoding phenylalanine--tRNA ligase subunit beta has translation MKFSEQWLREWVNPAISTNELSEQLSMAGLEVDDVSPVAEAFTGVVVGEVVECEQHPDADKLQVTKINVGGDELLDIVCGAPNCRLGIKVAVAMVGAVLPGNFKIKKAKLRGQPSFGMLCSFSELGMGDDHSGIMELPLDAPIGADLRTYLDLDDKSIEVDLTPNRADCLGMKGIAREVGVLNQLDVTEPKIPAVPATINDARDIKLAAPQACPRYLGRVIKGVDLSRPSPLWMQEKLRRSGTRSIDAVVDVTNYVLLELGHPMHAFDNAKLEGDVVVRMAEEGEKLTLLDENEVSLKANTLVIADSTKALAMAGIFGGLDSGVTSSTTDIFLESAFFAPDAIMGKARQYGLHTDASHRYERGVDPSLQLQAMERATQLLIDAVGGSVGPVIEAKDETHLPKAKAITLRAARLSHVLGIDIAPDRVTDILNRLGLEVTSKDGAWEVVAPLYRFDMNIEEDLIEEVARVYGYNNIPNQAPVASLQMRESNEANVATSRFKDLLIDQGFQEAITYSFVDPKKQTMMFPDVEGLALPHPISADMSVMRVSLLPGLLSALSYNQKRQQSNIKLFETGLRFTPDAAEKSGVQQQEMIAGVMSGNVAGEHWTIPSLALDFFDVKAVTEELIGLSIDAQDIEFRAEKHTAFHPGQCAGVYKNDKCIGFVGAIHPKLEKGLGLSGKTFAFELELVSISTRALPWIKAISKFPVNRRDIAVTVEDSVDTGNILKCIEKLGVTDLIDLNLFDVYKGKGIEPGFKSLALSIWLQSSERTLEDADIQKSVDTVVQALEVNFSASLRD, from the coding sequence ATGAAATTCAGTGAACAGTGGTTAAGAGAATGGGTTAATCCTGCAATATCAACAAATGAGCTGTCAGAGCAGTTGAGCATGGCCGGTCTTGAAGTTGATGACGTTTCGCCAGTTGCAGAAGCATTCACCGGCGTTGTTGTTGGTGAGGTTGTTGAGTGTGAACAGCATCCTGATGCAGATAAACTGCAGGTAACAAAGATTAACGTCGGTGGCGACGAGTTACTTGATATTGTTTGTGGTGCACCCAATTGCCGTTTAGGCATCAAAGTAGCGGTTGCTATGGTTGGCGCGGTATTACCGGGCAACTTCAAAATTAAGAAAGCAAAGCTGCGTGGTCAACCGTCCTTTGGCATGCTTTGTAGCTTTTCGGAACTTGGTATGGGTGACGATCACAGCGGCATCATGGAATTGCCTCTTGATGCGCCAATTGGTGCTGATTTAAGAACATACTTGGATTTGGATGATAAAAGTATTGAAGTTGATTTAACACCAAACCGCGCAGACTGCCTTGGCATGAAAGGTATTGCTCGTGAAGTAGGTGTGCTAAATCAATTAGACGTAACAGAACCGAAAATTCCAGCTGTGCCTGCAACAATAAACGATGCTCGTGACATCAAATTGGCCGCTCCTCAGGCGTGTCCACGTTATTTAGGTAGAGTTATTAAAGGCGTTGATTTGTCTCGTCCGAGCCCATTGTGGATGCAAGAGAAATTGCGTCGAAGCGGCACGAGAAGTATTGATGCAGTGGTAGATGTTACCAACTATGTTTTACTTGAGTTGGGCCACCCAATGCACGCATTTGATAACGCTAAGTTGGAAGGTGATGTGGTTGTTCGAATGGCTGAGGAAGGTGAAAAACTGACCTTGCTTGACGAAAATGAGGTGAGCCTAAAAGCAAACACCTTGGTAATTGCAGATTCGACAAAAGCACTCGCAATGGCTGGTATATTTGGTGGCTTGGATTCAGGCGTGACCTCTTCTACGACTGATATTTTCTTAGAAAGCGCTTTTTTTGCTCCGGATGCCATTATGGGTAAAGCACGTCAATATGGACTGCACACCGACGCATCGCATCGTTACGAGCGCGGGGTTGATCCATCATTACAGCTTCAGGCTATGGAAAGAGCAACTCAGCTTCTCATTGATGCTGTTGGCGGCAGCGTAGGGCCCGTGATTGAAGCAAAAGATGAGACACATTTACCAAAAGCAAAGGCTATTACGCTAAGAGCAGCAAGACTTAGCCATGTTCTTGGTATCGACATTGCGCCAGATAGAGTGACTGATATACTAAATCGATTAGGACTGGAAGTCACTTCGAAAGACGGTGCTTGGGAAGTAGTTGCCCCTTTATACCGCTTTGACATGAACATTGAAGAAGACTTGATTGAGGAAGTCGCCAGAGTTTACGGCTATAACAATATTCCAAATCAAGCACCGGTTGCGAGTTTGCAAATGAGAGAGAGCAATGAAGCAAACGTTGCCACTTCTCGCTTTAAAGACCTGCTAATTGATCAAGGTTTTCAAGAGGCGATTACGTACTCTTTTGTTGACCCTAAAAAACAAACCATGATGTTCCCGGACGTTGAAGGCTTGGCTTTACCTCATCCTATTTCTGCGGATATGTCCGTAATGCGCGTAAGTTTGTTGCCGGGTTTATTATCTGCTCTGTCATACAATCAAAAACGCCAACAAAGCAACATTAAGTTATTTGAAACTGGCTTGCGTTTTACGCCAGACGCAGCAGAAAAGTCGGGCGTGCAACAACAAGAAATGATTGCTGGTGTTATGTCTGGTAATGTTGCTGGTGAGCATTGGACAATTCCGTCGCTTGCTTTGGATTTCTTTGATGTTAAAGCCGTTACTGAAGAGCTGATTGGTCTTAGTATAGATGCCCAAGACATTGAATTTAGAGCTGAAAAGCATACAGCCTTTCATCCGGGTCAGTGTGCTGGTGTCTATAAAAACGATAAATGCATTGGTTTTGTAGGTGCAATCCACCCAAAATTAGAAAAAGGGCTAGGTTTAAGCGGTAAGACCTTTGCTTTTGAGCTGGAATTGGTTAGTATTTCAACAAGGGCATTGCCTTGGATAAAAGCAATTTCTAAATTTCCAGTGAATAGAAGAGATATTGCTGTTACAGTAGAAGACAGTGTCGATACAGGTAACATATTAAAATGTATCGAAAAACTTGGCGTAACCGATTTGATTGACCTAAACTTATTTGATGTATACAAAGGGAAGGGGATTGAGCCTGGCTTCAAAAGCTTGGCACTTTCAATTTGGTTGCAAAGCTCAGAACGAACACTAGAAGATGCAGATATACAAAAATCTGTCGATACAGTAGTTCAAGCGCTGGAAGTTAACTTTAGTGCATCTTTGAGAGATTAA
- a CDS encoding integration host factor subunit alpha, with protein sequence MALTKAEMAEHLFEKLGLNKRDAKDLVEAFFEEIKSCLAAGEQVKLSGFGNFDLRTKNERPGRNPKTGEDIPIKARRVVTFRPGQKLKSRVENVKVD encoded by the coding sequence ATGGCATTGACCAAAGCCGAAATGGCTGAACATTTGTTTGAAAAGTTGGGTTTAAATAAAAGAGACGCAAAAGACTTGGTCGAAGCGTTTTTTGAAGAAATAAAATCCTGTCTAGCAGCCGGAGAGCAAGTAAAACTCTCGGGCTTTGGTAATTTCGATCTTCGAACTAAAAATGAGCGTCCTGGTCGAAACCCGAAAACTGGCGAAGATATCCCAATCAAAGCTCGTCGTGTGGTCACTTTTAGACCGGGTCAAAAACTAAAAAGTCGTGTTGAAAACGTCAAAGTTGACTAG